The following are encoded in a window of Haliotis asinina isolate JCU_RB_2024 chromosome 14, JCU_Hal_asi_v2, whole genome shotgun sequence genomic DNA:
- the LOC137261835 gene encoding uncharacterized protein, producing MAADPRKTDESNKRRPSSAPKTSDMTNIPKIVLEDKDRGDPDVCVVSPYQTDMGLPAASMPNLALDRFGENNSDGGSDSKLGVFCSPRMTRRSVDLDVSNRDPNKKDMEWLEAFDQSNSLRVLSSSSRVGSAISLNSECTARSIGLISNDSSSDSTSMSERFVEPTGEKAAQLRRLMSYPEDRTSVDSGVTRASQSCANLKAAQKESLDRGDITEAKLCLLPSESTETYSLDDDELPNDKSFEEVYDEAYRQHIVCYKRGPKSFRDGRIRQWLQDMDKTPQKEVSE from the coding sequence ATGGCGGCAGACCCAAGGAAAACGGACGAGAGTAACAAACGTCGACCGTCGTCTGCACCAAAAACCAGCGATATGACTAATATACCAAAAATTGTGTTAGAGGATAAAGATCGCGGAGACCCGGATGTATGTGTCGTATCGCCCTACCAGACAGATATGGGCTTGCCGGCTGCTTCAATGCCAAACTTGGCACTAGATCGTTTCGGGGAAAATAACTCCGATGGAGGGTCCGATTCTAAACTGGGTGTGTTCTGCTCCCCCCGGATGACCCGTAGGTCCGTGGATCTGGACGTGAGCAACAGAGATCCCAACAAAAAGGACATGGAATGGCTGGAGGCGTTTGACCAGTCCAACTCCCTCCGCGTACTCTCGAGCTCAAGCAGGGTGGGTAGCGCGATTTCTCTAAATAGTGAATGCACAGCAAGAAGCATAGGATTAATATCCAACGATTCTTCTTCAGACAGCACTTCTATGTCGGAACGGTTTGTCGAGCCCACCGGCGAAAAGGCGGCTCAACTCCGGCGTCTAATGTCCTACCCTGAAGACCGAACTAGTGTTGACTCTGGGGTCACAAGGGCCTCCCAATCCTGTGCCAATCTCAAAGCTGCTCAGAAGGAATCCTTAGACCGGGGAGACATCACTGAGGCCAAATTGTGTCTCCTTCCATCCGAATCTACCGAGACCTACAGCCTTGACGATGATGAACTTCCCAATGATAAGTCATTTGAGGAGGTGTATGACGAGGCATATAGACAGCACATTGTTTGCTATAAACGTGGCCCCAAATCGTTTCGAGATGGAAGAATTAGACAGTGGTTGCAGGATATGGATAAAACACCGCAGAAAGAAGTCAGTGAGTGA